In Anoplopoma fimbria isolate UVic2021 breed Golden Eagle Sablefish chromosome 15, Afim_UVic_2022, whole genome shotgun sequence, the genomic window ATTAAGATACTCGCATTGTTCGTGTATGCTAAAGTCCTGACAGGGTGTACCCTCAATGCCATCCTACCTATCTGCATGTCAGTCTTCATGTATTTAGCCTTCTTCAACAGTGTTCTTAACCCCATCCTCTACGTTATTGTAGGAAAAAACTTCCGTAAAAAAGTTAGGGAACTCTTCAAGCAGTGGAGCTTTACCAGAACAATGACCCTCAGCACCGCTTCGACACGCTCAAACATGTCGAAAAGTGTTCGTACTGAGAATGTCTCAGGCTGATAATTAAACTGTTAGATATTTGATTGTTTGCTCTCAACACACTCAGTGATGTACAATTGTTCGATGAGAACCTGTGACTCAATTTACCGTATAAACACTTATGCCCTATAACTGTTGTTTCATTAGAAATTATTTCAGACctcatacaaaacatacaaacagcaCTAACAGATTGTTTTAGTGCAGAAGTAATGGGCGCAAACCACTAAAATGGAGTAATGTCAGACAAGCTGGAAACagactttgtgtctctgtgtaacAGCAACGGTTTAAAGTCTTAATATGACACCCTAATGGtaggttgttttctttctcgCCTGCATGCATGTCTCAGGATATGTGTGTGAAGCTGTTTCTCTGTACTGTACAGTGTTGCTCTAACTGTCTTGTTATATAcgttttaatgttaaacatacaaaaacaaaccctgCCATAATTTATAACTGTAATTATCTCTTTCTGACGCTGGAACTcatgtaaccttttttttgactccAGAGAGCTAACATAACAGAATAGCCACCTACACACTGTTCATACATTTACATGACATAATAGAGAGGTTGTTTTACTATTCAAAGTCACAATGGTGTGAAGAGTAGTGAGTACATGTTGGTGTTTCTTTACAGCTTGAACAAACATCACTGTTGATGGAATAACCTCTGTGTTTCAATTGTGAATCTATTTGCATCATCAATGTAATGTTAACCTGGAGTGGCATATACGCATGCTGATCTATGAATAAACTTGCACCAATGTGACAGTATAAAGGCatgatttcatttgtttgttttttgttttgacaaatataTTCAAGTTTGACATCGGAATCTAACATATTTGTTctgatttttgtaaaaaaaaaaaaaaaaaaaaaaaggtatagaTCTTTTCTTGGTTTTGTGTCTCCAAGTTAAAGTAACAGTGAAAGAtatagtggcatctagtggtgtgtTGCAGATTGAAACCAACTAAATACCTCTCCGCTCACCCCTCGCTTTCCTAGCATATCggagaactacagtggccttcaggtagGGATATGTATATTTAGGACTTCATGACTATGAGGAACAACTCTTATTAATACTCTGTTCTTCATCATGACTAAATCATTCCCTcctaaaaacatatataaatgaataaacaacagCATTCATTGAGAACGAGGCATCGTGGCCGTGAGCTCCCCGTTCCGGCCGCTGCAGGCATGACTAACCAATCCCCAGTGTCCTCTCTCAAAAAGGCTCAACAAGTCGATCATAGATTAACTACTAAATTTACCCTGTtaacctttttaacattttctaataaaatcaaTCTATCACAACTGCACACAGAGCCAATTGATCTGCTCCCTCCTATGGATATTCGCGGTCGTACTGAGCATACCAACAATGGTTCACAGGAAGGTGAAGTTCATCAAGGAGTTCGAGACAATGTCCTGTATACTGGATTATAGTCATGACAGCTCTTGGAAGTTGGCTCATCAGGTTCTGATGAATGTGGTGGGCTTTTTACTCCCTGTTCTGGTCATTGTTTTCAGCAGTGGAAACATAATCAAGGCTTTGAttcagaggagggagagtgtTGCTTTTCATGACACTAATGACACAAAGGCCACAGCGCTGGTGTATGCCGTCACTCTACTATTCTTACTGTGTTGGGGTCCCTTCCAGGTCTTCACCTTCCTCGACACACTCTGTGATGTCCAGGCGCTGGACGAGAAGCTTTGGTTCCACACTCTAGATATAGGAGGCCAGGTTTCAGTGTATCTGGCCTTTCTCAACAGTGCCCTGAACCCAATGCTGTATGTCTTCTCAGGGCAGTACTTTAGGAGGAAAGTGAGCGCCATCTACATGAGGACGCAACATCATCGCAGAGGATCAGATATGACCATATATCAACGCTCTGTTGTGTCCACTTACATTAACAGAGCAGAGCAAATCAAGGCTGTGGTCATTTTTAATGCAATGGATCGGATGTGACCTCATAAAATCCACCACTTCCATTACTTCTTATGGAAAAAGCGATGCAATATACAGGATATGATGCTCAAGTTGTTTTTTCATGAGACTTAACATAATACTAATGCTGTTATATTGTCAAACAGCACCATTAGAGGatgtttaatgttgttctttGCTAAATAATTGACACAACTTGATAATGGCTGTAATCTCTAGAAGACATGGAAACAGAGTTTATGTTCACAGTCTTCATGAAGACACTTATGTCTAGATATGTATCTGAATCAGTTTCATTGAAATGACTCCACAAAGCAGTTTATATCATGCAAGCTAACACAGGAAAGTGGCCTCCCTTGTACTTTGTAGAATTACATTCATATTTCCCTTTGTACGGTATATCTTGAAATCtgaacaaacatttattcagttgTGACATACACAGCAAGTTCCTCTTCAGTATAGACACTAATTGCTTAAGCtacttttgtgtatttgtgtcatcAACTACACAAAAGACATGTGTAGACATGATTACACAAAGACTTGAGAAGAAGTTGGAAACGTCCCAAAGTTTACCTGAGATATATTTACCAAGCTGGTTTATTAGTCCTCCTTCTCAAACTCGTTCTTCTAGTTAAAGTGTCACAGCGAAAATATTACTATGAAATTGTAACTCCCAGCTTTGTGGTGCTTGTCCAGGCATGTCTTTTAAGATTCCACactgtattattataatttttcaaTCAACAAAGATTTTTCACTAACATCTAACTAAAAAGATGAAGTTTGACATTTAGCAGTATaaatcttctttaaaaaaatacacatctgAGGTATTCATGTGTAACTCATAGACGGTCAGCCATTTGGTCTCTTGTGTGTTCCAACATGATATCCATTTCCTGTAGCCTAATTATCAAAATCTAATAACATGAACaattacagtaaattactgTGAGGCTTTTTCTTGGCCTTCTTGTTATAATCTTGTTTATGCATATGCACTATTGTAATCATCCCATTTCCCTATCTATGCCTCATTCCACATTCTCTGAAAAGACTGAAAGCTATATTTTGCACAGGGAAGAAGGCTATACATTTTGTGCTGCACTTGCCCTGTTCACACAGAAAAAGgaatcagtgttttctttcactCAGGAATATAGAGTGTGTTATCTACAGAGCGATTTGTCCagatgtttatttgtatttatattggtTTCTTGTCAATACGGATTCATTTCAACTGGATTCGATGTCCAACCTCACTTTTCTCATATGGAATGACACTGACATTTCCCTCTGGGTTTTGACTCAGTCCCCTTGTGCCTCCTTCAGATTGACAAGAACAGGAagcggagggggaggaggaggaggaggaggaggaggaggttagtGAGAAAATTGCGTGTGCCGGAGCTTTCTTGCCTCAACCTGACATTAGAATTCCACCAAAAAGtttatgaatcattttaattaatgtgttcttgtttcttttcgttttaaaacaaagacactaGAGGAGCCAATCACGGTTTTCCTGATGGTGCAGTAAAGCCTCACATTGGTAATTTTCTTTGCTTGTACATCTATTGTTGATTTatgtattaatgtttatttttgtccttcCCTCCTTTATTATGACCTGCATTTAGGCCTTGTTTTGAAACTCACTTATGAAGTCTTTTATTCCATGcattgtcaataaaataaatatcgtCGGTATAGTAGTCTCTGGATCCAGTTTTATTCTGGGTCTTGTGCATTTAGTGTCACCGAGTTACATGGgtataaaaaaggtcataaaacaGAAGCTTTGTCCTGTCATCACTCTACTGTCACTATTTAATAAGTTCATAACATGCCTCAAAAATAGCTTGTGGTAGCTGCTCTGCACAGCACTCAAATGGGAGTAACAGATGACAACGTTGCCCTACTGTCGGCGTCTTCACGGAAGCATAGCAACCACCAGGATAACGCTTTAAGCtttgtcagcacttttgctgttgtttaaaatgtcagcaatgttagcattgttagctgcGAGCCAACGGCTCAGTCGTCTCAATgatgagagccgtgtggaggcaatagatagaTAGCtatgaatttcaaatttagcacctttaaataaaatgctaaaagaTAAACATCTCTGAGATAATAACATTTCTTTACTGATGTAGACACAAACTTTACTGCAAACCGACAGACAGGCTGTGTATACATTGCTACTACAGACAGGGTGCATATACAGTGGTACTAGAGgattggattaaaaaaatagaaaccagAGACTGGAGGAGGGGACAAAACAGCATGCAAAGATTTGTCTGCCCTTTCTCATTTAAGAGAGTGAATCGGAGACAAAATAGTAGAAGGGAGAACTGGAGCAGTGCAGCGTGTCTGAACATTTCACATCTGGACTTCCTCAGAAAGAATGACTCTACTGCCTACAAGGTATGTTTAATCTTTGTTTGGCCTGGATATTACCATACTAGGTGCTTTATAACATTGCCTGTGATAAAGCAGataaagtagtttaaattaCCTTCATCTTTACCAGCATCAACATTAAAGTGTAGTGCAAATTAATgcaacaataattataatccaataatacaatttacattattctgaaatgggctaTTTCACATACAGTaatgagtactttcactttttgtgctataagtatattttgatactaATAGAttactcttttttcttttataaattgAAAGCATGACTTgttacagagtatttctacactgctATTTAACTAAGATACAGGATctacctttaaaataaatacacaataaaaagtTCAACCATAGTGGGGGAACAGGCTGTTGTGttcaacaaatacaaatgtcCTAAAACTGCTTTTGATGTTTCAGAAAATGATTTAGaaactgttaaaacatttttgttttgtctacaTAAATATTCAAGTATTACATTAAACAAATAGTATCATGTATGCAGTACGCCATATTTGAATACTATATTAAAAGGAATATCAGTTGAAATTGCACGTTTATGGCttatgaacaaaaagaaaaaagtaccTAACAAATGCAACAGTAGTTTATGGCACCTAATCATGTTATTAAGATATCATTCCTTTATTTCTTACTTTCATCATAAGGTGTTTGGGGAAACATTTTTGTCGAGAATATTTGTAACCTTTTTCATTGCTTGTACAAGTGATTTTTCTTTGCACTTTCACTCCGTGAAATAGCATGAATCTTTAAGAAAATGATCTTGCTACTAATTGGAATCATTCcaattctaaaaatgtattaaggCACAATGGTAGTCCTGTTAGTGTCCCACCTCTGTACACATCCTGCCCTCTGCATTATTTATTAGCCCAGtcttcattattttgtaaagcattggctcacaaaatgaaataatgtattaatccttaacaaatgtttgaaatgattttCATCAGCTCATAAGGGACAGAACACAGAATAATTATGAATTTGATGATCTACTTGCAAATTGGCTAATACAAATTGTCAAAGTCACCTTCACATTGtctgttttgatattttgtctcgtttctttttctctaactCTCCAAAGCATCCCTGCTAACTTCACCACTGCGGTTATGAATGgggaccaaaacaaaacaaatgtcactGAGTGTCATCCAACAGACTTGAAGGAATGGAACGTCAATGTGATCCCAGTGTATATCCTGATCATCGCTGTGCTGGGAATCGTGTTGAATTTGTTTGTACTGATGGTTTTCTGCCTTCATAAGAAGGCCTGCACCATGGCTGAGATCTACCTGAGCAACATGGCCGCTGCTGACCTCTTCCTAATGGTTTTTATGCCATTTTGGGCAGTGTATGCAGCCAAAAACTTCAACTGGCCCTTTGCTGCTCCCCTGTGCCCACTGATCACCCTCGCCATCAACATGAACGCCTACTGCAGCATCTACTTCCTCGTTCTGATTAGCATAGATCGTTATATGGTACTGGTGCACCCGCTGTCCCATGAGGGAATGCGTCGGCCAAAATATGCCAAACTGGGCTGTTTGGTGGTATGGTGTTTTGGCTTGTTCCTGAGTATACCAACACTCGTCTACAGGAAAGTAAAATATTACCCTGCCTCAAATGCTAGTTTTTGCCAATTGGTTTACCCAAGTACCGCTGTACAGCATGTGTTTGGTGCGATGCTGATGATGTTCAGCTTCATCATCCCCATTTGCATTATTTCCTTCTGCACTTTCAGGATTATTAAGGCACTGAATAACAGGTTAACTGTTGGGTCAAACACCAAGAAGGTGGATCACAAGGCCACCAATCTGATGCTGGCGGTCCTCTTGGCGTTTATGATCTGCTGGGTGCCTTTCCACCTGATTAAGATACTCGAATTGTTCGAGTATGCTGAAGTCCTGACAGGGTGTACCTTCAAAGCCATCCTAACTATCTGCAAACTCGTCTTCATGTATTTAGCCTTCTTCAACAGTGTTCTTAACCCCATCCTCTACGTTATTGTAGGAAAAAACTTCCGTAAAAAAGTTAGGGAACTCTTCAAGCAGTGGAGCTTTACCAGAACAATGCCCCTCAGCACCGCTTCGACACGCTCAAACATGTGGAAAAGTGTTCGTACTGAGAATGTCTCAGGCTGATAATTAAACTGTTAGATATTTGATTGTTTGCTCTCAACACACTCAGTGATGTACAATTGTTCGATGAGAACCTGTGACTCAATTTACCGTATATTTCATTCTAACACTTATGCCCTATAACTGTTGTTTCATTAGAAATTATTTCAGACctcatacaaaacatacaaacagcaCTAACAGATTGTTTTAGTGCAGAAGTAATGGGCGCAAACCACTAAAATGGAGTAATGTCAGACAAGCTGGAAACagactttgtgtctctgtgtaacAGCAACGGTTTAAAGTCTTAATATGACACCCTAATGGtaggttgttttctttctcgCCTGCATGCATGTCTCAGGATATGTGTGTGAAGCTGTTTCTCTGTACTGTACAGTGTTGCTCTAACTGTCTTGTTATATACgttttaatgttaaacacacaaaaacaaaccctgcCATAATTTATAACTGTGTAATTATCTCTTTCTGACGCTGGAACTcatgtaacctttttttttactccagaGAGCTAACATAACAGAATAGCCACCTACACACTGTTCATACATTTACATGACATAATATAGAGGTTGTTTTACTATTCAAAGTCACAATGGTGTGAAGAGTAGTGAGTACATGTTGGTGTTTCTTTACAGCTTGAACAAACATCACTGTTGATGGAATAACCTCTGTGTTTCAATTGTGAAACTATTTGCATcattaatgtaatgttaacCTGGAGTGGCATATACGCATGCTGATCTATGAATAAACTTGCAccaattcaaatgtatttatatttttaacataattaaatattgtttctagagcagcaacagcacAGTCACTATATGAAGTTATTAAGATCTtactggaaacaaatctaaaatgttcataaaataaacatttttgagTTAAGTTTATAAAGAGCACATAATGAAACTTAGCAttagttcatgcaggacacgGAAGTCATACTCccccagctgtaaccagctgGCAGCCAGCCGATCGAATCATAGCTTCTAATCGGCCACACACCAATCACTGCTCACTCTCACCAAAGgcagtccatttaaatatgactcccttctCACTGATCCTTGTTACACCAACGCGTTACGACCATACCACTGGCAAAGCtttgcctcctccaccccagcctCCACCCCTTTCTAGTATAGCGCTAACCTTACATAACAATTGTcgaaatggaatttaaattctAACCTCAGGCTCATTTCTGTAGACCGGGGGGTTTATGTATGGTgctcccatccatccatccatttccttccgcttatccggggccgggtcgcgggggcagcaagctaagagggtcctccagacgtccttctccccagcaacactttccagctcctcctggggaaccccgaggcgttcccaggccagacgagatatataatctctccagcgtgttctgggtctaccccggggcctcttaccagttatGGTAAGTTATGTatggtgctccctgttttggctTAGTAGCTGCTTGGCCATCCAGGGAGCATGTCAATAGCGGAGACCCACcgccaagtataactgtatttccattgttaCAATAAATGGATCAAATCTATGACGcaagtgttcctgactgaacaTCAGTCAGTACAGttattcctcctgtcctctgtcctcctctctcttctgatTCATTGCCTGCAGGGTCCTCTGGGTTTTTCAAGAACAAACTAAACAGAATAAAGACAACTTTTGTTTCagcttgtttgtaaaaaaaacaaaaaaaaacttttggcTGAGCTTGTGCTCTGTGCTTGTTTGAACATAGCAGAGGTTGATTAGAGACTGCACACAGAGCCGATTGATCTGCTCCATCCTATGGATATTAGCGGTCGTACTGAGCATACCAACAATGGTTCACAGGAAGGTGAAGTTCATCAAGGAGTTCGAGACAATGTCCTGTATACTGGATTATAGTCATGACAGCTCTTGGAAGTTGGCTCATCAGGTTCTGATGAATGTGGTGGGCTTTTTACTCCCTGTTCTGGTCATTGTTTTCAGCAGTGGAAACATAatctatctccaggccttggtcaagccctacacccctgcccgaccacttcgctctgctgcctcggggcgactggttgccccgtcgctcagaggtccctgcggccgatccacccggtcacagcttttttctgtcctggcccctcagtggtggaatgaactccccactgacgtcaggacagcagagtcgctgtccatctttaggcgcaggctgaaaactcacctcttcaggaagtactacccggagccttcctcgtagcacttatggcactcgtattagttgctgcacttactgtattcgtatcagttcgctgcacttattgaatttgtatttgtttactgcacttatcctattcgtagtagtttgtagcacttactatattcggattagtctgttgcaattattgttttcgtagtaatctgcctctgcactatacttttgctctggtttatactttgagatgcttgtttaagaaaggagatgcacttatgacttctggtgactagtagttctcttgaatacctatgttgaatacacttcctgtaagtcgctttggataaaagcgtctgctaaatgactgtaatgtaatgtaatgtaataatcaaGGCTTTGAttcagaggagggagagtgtTGCTTTTCATGACACTAATGACACAAAGGCCACAGCGCTGGTGTATGCCGTCACTCTACTATTCTTACTGTGTTGGGGTCCCTTCCAGGTCTTCACCTTCCTCGACACACTCTGTGATGTCCAGGCGCTGGACGAGAAGCTTTGGTTCCACACTCTAGATATAGGAGTCAACAGTGCCCTGAACCCAATGCTGTATGTCTTCTCAGGGCAGTACTTTAGGAGGAAAGTGAGCGCCATCTACATGAGGACGCAACATCATCGCAGAGGATCAGATATGACCATATATCAACGCTCTGTTGTGTCCACTTACATTAACAGAGCAGAGCAAATCAAGGCTGCGGCCATTTTTAATGCAATGGATTGGATGTGACTCCTATTAATATCCACCACTTCTGTTGCTGCTTATGGAAAAAGCGATGCAATATACAGGATATGATGCTCAAGTTGTTTTTTCATGAGACTTAACATAATACTAATGCTGTTATATTGTCAAACAGCACCATTAGAGGatgtttaatgttgttctttGCTAAATAATTGACACAACTTGATAATGGCTGTAATCTCTAGAAGACATGGAAACAGAGTTTATGTTCACAGTCTTCATGAAGACACTTATGTCTAGATATGTATCTGAATCAGTTTCATTGAAATGACTCCACAAAGCAGTTCATATTATGCAAGCTAAGTTGTGACATACACAGCAAGTTCCTCTTAAGTATAAACACTCATTGCTTAAGCtacttttgtgtatttgtgtcatcAACTACACAAAAGACATGTGTAGACATGATTACACAAAGACTTGAGAAGAAGTTGGAAACGTCCCAAAGTTTACCTGAGATATATTTACCAAGCTGGTTTATTAGTCCTCCTTCTCAAACTCGTTCTTCTAGTTAAAGTGTCACAGCGAAAATATTACTATGAAATTGTAACTCCCAGCTTTGTGGTGCTTGTCCAGGCATGTCTTTTAAGATTCCACACTGTATTATTACAATTTTTCAATCAACAAAGATTTTTCACTAACATCTAACTAAAAAGATGAAGTTTGACATTTAGCAGTATaaatcttcttttaaaaaatacacatctgAGGTATTCATGTGTAACTCATAGACGGTCAGCCATTTGGTCTCTTGTGTGTTCCAACATGATATCCATTTCCAGTAGCCTAAACATCAAAATCTAATAACATgaaaaattacagtaaattactgTGAGGCTTTTTCTTGGCCTTCTTGTTATAATCTTGTTTATGCATATGCACTATTGTAATCATCCCATTCCCCTATCTATGCCTCATTCCAC contains:
- the LOC129103771 gene encoding B2 bradykinin receptor-like translates to MTLLPTSIPANFTTAVMNGDQNKTNVTECHPTDLKEWNVNVIPVYILIIAVLGIVLNLFVLMVFCLHKKACTMAEIYLSNMAAADLFLMVFMPFWAVYAAKNFNWPFAAPLCPLITLAINMNAYCSIYFLVLISIDRYMVLVHPLSHEGMRRPKYAKLGCLVVWCFGLFLSIPTLVYRKVKYYPASNASFCQLVYPSTAVQHVFGAMLMMFSFIIPICIISFCTFRIIKALNNRLTVGSNTKKVDHKATNLMLAVLLAFMICWVPFHLIKILELFEYAEVLTGCTFKAILTICKLVFMYLAFFNSVLNPILYVIVGKNFRKKVRELFKQWSFTRTMPLSTASTRSNMWKSVRTENVSG
- the LOC129103040 gene encoding B1 bradykinin receptor-like, which translates into the protein MSIAETHRQQRLIRDCTQSRLICSILWILAVVLSIPTMVHRKVKFIKEFETMSCILDYSHDSSWKLAHQVLMNVVGFLLPVLVIVFSSGNIIKALIQRRESVAFHDTNDTKATALVYAVTLLFLLCWGPFQVFTFLDTLCDVQALDEKLWFHTLDIGVNSALNPMLYVFSGQYFRRKVSAIYMRTQHHRRGSDMTIYQRSVVSTYINRAEQIKAAAIFNAMDWM
- the LOC129103039 gene encoding B1 bradykinin receptor-like, translating into MTNQSPVSSLKKAQQSQLICSLLWIFAVVLSIPTMVHRKVKFIKEFETMSCILDYSHDSSWKLAHQVLMNVVGFLLPVLVIVFSSGNIIKALIQRRESVAFHDTNDTKATALVYAVTLLFLLCWGPFQVFTFLDTLCDVQALDEKLWFHTLDIGGQVSVYLAFLNSALNPMLYVFSGQYFRRKVSAIYMRTQHHRRGSDMTIYQRSVVSTYINRAEQIKAVVIFNAMDRM